The DNA window TACAATCAGTTCCATCACCTATCAAAAAAGAAATATACAACTTATCATAATCTTCATTTCTATATGTCATATAAGAATCTGTATGACCATCACCAATATTTTTATAATGCTCATTTGGAATCGAATAACTAATTATTTTCCCCTCTAATGTTTCAAATCTTTCTGTTTCATCAATTCTAATTTCACATGGTTCAAACATTTTTTTTATAAACAAGCCCAATTCATAATCCGACATTTCTATAAAATTAATATAATCTTTTTCTTCCGTTTTTCGCGAATATCCCCCTCTATTATTCCGTTCCCATCTTCTAATTTCTAATTCATCTCCATTTTGTTTCAAATCAATTCTTTGATAATTCTTGGAAAATGTTGGAAAACTTTTATATTTTGTTTGTTTCCAAAAATTGTTTAATTGAGATTCGTCTACTTTTGGGGAACTTTCTGCAATTTTTATTCCTTTTCTAATTGCACAGCCTATCTTATCTATTGTTTCTTCAGCCATAATTTCAATTGTAGGTTCGATAGAAATATAACATCCCATAAACCTTTCAATGGCATTAGGCACAATTAAGAAACCATATTTTTGATTATAATATACAGAAATCATATCCGTTTTCTCCTCTCTATTACTTAAGGGGAATAAAATATTCCCCTTAAGCTATTTACTTTGCTATTATTTTCCTACTGTAATAATGAGTTTAACACCTTTATCAATACCATGTTTTGTAGCATTATTAACTGCATTTATCTGAGCTTCGCTTAATGTTACATTTGGAACAACTACTTGTAATTGTCTACCCACTATTTCTTCCGCATTAACAAATTTACCATTAAATGTTTCTCCTATAAATCCTGAAACTTTATTAATGTCCTTGACAATTACCTTTTCCAATTTATTACCATTTTGATAAGTCTTTGCACCTAAGTCTCGGCTTTTAACACTAGTCACAACACCATTTTCTACTTTATCTATGGTCGGGAAATTGTGTCCCAAGTTATTTCCCATAGCTTTGTCAATAATATCTCCTCGCTCTAATGGTGGTTTTCCCAAGTGCCTTCTGGCAATTTTGTTTCGGTTACTTCTGCAACTAATTTTTTAAACGATTTATCAATCCCATCATTATGGGTACTTCCTGCACTCCTTACTACATTCAAAAGTTTCCCAGCCCCATAACTAAGGCCACCCATAACGCCACCTGTCACTGCTCCTGCAATACCACCGACTAACGTATCTTTTGCTACTTGTTTCAGACTATTTCCAGACAAACCTGAATTCACTGCACTATATGAAGCTCCACCAATAGCTCCAATAACTGCTCCTGAAACCATCGCCGTTCCTAAGCCACCCATTGCTGGCAATGCTGCCAGAACTGCTCCTGCAGCCAAACCGCCTGTTGCAGCAACTACAAGACCAGAAACTGTAACCGCAGTTATACCAATGGCTACTTTTTTCACCGCATTCCAGTCTACTTTTCCAAGCTTATCTGTAATACGATTTGTTGTCGTACACATATGTCGTACCACTTCTGAGCGGATTTCTGCCGTTCTTTCTGAAACATAGGATTTGAAAGATGTATAAGTTTTTCCAATTTTCTGTACCCCATTGCTTACAGAACGAATAAACTGACTTCCTCTGGATGTGATCTTTTGATATGTACTGCTACTGGTTACACGATTTTTCACAGATTGATATGTCTGTTTTGCATGTTTAGCTGCATTTTTGGCAGTTTTTGCTACCCCCTTCACTGTGTTAACAATAGTTTTTGCTGCTTTCTTAGCTGTATTTACTACTGTTTTGACTACCTTTTTCGCAGTATTAACGATTTTCTTGCCGACACTCTTGACTGCTTTCGCTGCTTTTTTAGCTGTACTCTTAATCCTGCTCCACAATGAATGTCCTGTCGGATCACTGTAATTCAGCGGATTATTGGTCGTATAATCGTAGCGGTTTCTGGTCAATGGATTTTCTGTCGTTCCAAGGTCACTATCTTCAGTTGTAAAGGTTCCGTTCTCTGCGTTATAGTATCTTGCCCGCAGATACTGAAGTCCTGTTTTTACATTTGTGGACTCCCCATTGTAACCGTAGTAATTGACACCGTCTGCTGTTCCTGATGTAAGGTTACCGTATGAATCATACTGATAACTGTTCGTCAGATTAGCTGTTTCGGTCAGGATTCCGGTCACGCTGTTTCTTCCGTCATATAAATAATAACTGCTTTCTTCCGATTTATCAACGCTTACCCGTTCTCCGATTCCACTTTCTCCATAAGTATAAGCCTGACGTACTTTCTCGTCTGCTCCATACTCTGCAAGGACTTCTGTATTCTCGCGATTGATATCGTTGATATACTCTGTCAGTGTGTATCCTTTGGCATTGGAACCGCCTTTTACCAGAGAGGCAAGCTGCTCTTTCGGGCTGTTTCCATCTTCGGTACGCTGGTTCGCCGGGATCAGGACTTCATCGCCATAGCAGTCTTCCCATTTATAGGTGTTATCAAGTTCGAATACCCGGTTGTTATCTCCATCGTACATGGCTGCCATCAG is part of the Blautia faecicola genome and encodes:
- a CDS encoding contact-dependent growth inhibition system immunity protein, which gives rise to MISVYYNQKYGFLIVPNAIERFMGCYISIEPTIEIMAEETIDKIGCAIRKGIKIAESSPKVDESQLNNFWKQTKYKSFPTFSKNYQRIDLKQNGDELEIRRWERNNRGGYSRKTEEKDYINFIEMSDYELGLFIKKMFEPCEIRIDETERFETLEGKIISYSIPNEHYKNIGDGHTDSYMTYRNEDYDKLYISFLIGDGTDCTDEVSIKNHYKKIYKQMSNIKFESKCNKKYVHFLTENGEVLLSFIDNGYVEFFMCIPYNIERKVQKESIEQYLKMLFSIKIEDK
- a CDS encoding endonuclease toxin domain-containing protein: MGKPPLERGDIIDKAMGNNLGHNFPTIDKVENGVVTSVKSRDLGAKTYQNGNKLEKVIVKDINKVSGFIGETFNGKFVNAEEIVGRQLQVVVPNVTLSEAQINAVNNATKHGIDKGVKLIITVGK